A DNA window from Candidatus Saccharibacteria bacterium oral taxon 955 contains the following coding sequences:
- a CDS encoding DUF4367 domain-containing protein, which yields MTKQTISVNGTVYDAQTGMPLRVERGNTTAPRQHNARHMHAQPQRSKTLNRKYVRREAKEPAPKATNQTANPTIITRPKPVRAPAATQSEQITHFTKPTPKQITPVAVDLAPTKHHLAERASIRMSAKRPVERMVKPSQVLKQEAISQASAKMQPKSLKKDIKPAKKHRSIGRFLSIASASLAILVLGGYLTYLNMPALSTRVAASQAGISASYPSYQPSGYSLNGPITYQQGSVTMKFAANGGPQNFTLSQTRSDWDSSAVLENYVSPQAGKNYTTTTTGGLTIYAYGSNAVWVNNGILYTISGNATLSGDQIQRIATSL from the coding sequence ATGACCAAACAAACTATATCAGTAAATGGCACCGTCTATGACGCACAGACGGGCATGCCACTGCGTGTAGAGCGGGGTAACACCACTGCACCACGACAGCACAATGCGCGCCATATGCACGCTCAGCCACAACGCTCAAAAACACTTAATCGAAAATATGTTCGTCGTGAAGCGAAAGAACCCGCCCCAAAGGCTACCAATCAAACCGCAAACCCTACCATCATCACCCGTCCAAAACCAGTGCGAGCTCCTGCCGCTACTCAGAGCGAGCAAATCACCCACTTCACAAAACCCACGCCCAAGCAGATCACTCCCGTCGCCGTAGACCTTGCTCCTACCAAGCACCATCTAGCTGAACGCGCCAGTATCCGGATGTCCGCCAAGCGACCAGTGGAGCGTATGGTCAAGCCTTCACAAGTACTCAAACAAGAGGCTATCAGCCAAGCAAGTGCTAAAATGCAGCCAAAGTCCCTCAAAAAAGACATCAAACCAGCCAAAAAACACCGTTCAATTGGTAGGTTTTTGAGTATTGCTTCAGCCTCGCTAGCCATCCTCGTGCTCGGAGGTTATCTAACATATCTAAACATGCCAGCCTTATCGACTCGCGTAGCAGCCTCACAAGCTGGCATTAGTGCCTCGTACCCCAGCTACCAACCAAGTGGCTATAGCCTAAACGGCCCCATTACATACCAGCAAGGGAGCGTTACCATGAAATTCGCCGCCAACGGTGGACCACAAAACTTTACGCTATCACAGACTCGATCAGACTGGGACTCTAGTGCTGTTCTCGAAAATTACGTCTCACCACAAGCTGGTAAAAACTACACAACAACTACGACCGGCGGCCTAACTATCTATGCCTACGGTAGCAATGCTGTTTGGGTCAACAATGGAATCCTCTACACTATATCCGGCAACGCAACGCTTTCTGGTGACCAAATTCAGCGTATCGCAACCAGTCTATAG
- a CDS encoding PEGA domain-containing protein: protein MYHAPSKRKKRTQLAFIYFLMVLSVISIVVVLILITQGYRFNHFDGKLEQGGLVQFNSRPTGATVSVDGMALANRTASKITLSAGPHEVMISREGYTTWKKTVNVKPGSVLWLNYAQLLPVAPKVSTGATYTGVVTPLVAPNHKKLALFESSSQPVISMTTINTDKPETKKLTIPAGIYTVPGEGTTSDFSLMMWDANNRYLIVKHVYGDKTEYLSVDTDDLSHSRNITTSLGVDIANVRYSMANSGMAYILTMSHELRRADLEQSTITGPLVSNVAEFSMPDRDTVVYTTLTDEKGARSVGYLSSGSSTAKQLKSYADISTDPLHISTGIYYSQRYVVISHGDTVDIYRGNLPSSDTKASIELKDVASYQIPGGADYLGLSPSENRFVYAAKGTKITTYDLELLHSSVVTLSTPLDREPEWMDGYHLINTSDGRGSFYDFDGTNAQVFAQNIVKQPAFMADGNTYLYYFAQAGLEIKLQRIRMIE from the coding sequence ATGTATCATGCACCAAGTAAGCGCAAAAAGCGTACTCAACTAGCGTTTATATATTTTTTGATGGTACTTTCGGTTATTTCGATTGTTGTGGTGCTGATTCTGATTACACAGGGCTATAGGTTTAATCATTTTGATGGAAAGCTTGAACAGGGTGGCTTGGTTCAGTTTAATTCTCGTCCGACGGGTGCGACGGTTTCGGTTGACGGGATGGCGCTTGCTAACCGTACGGCAAGCAAAATTACCCTTTCGGCTGGTCCGCACGAGGTTATGATTTCTCGCGAGGGTTACACGACATGGAAAAAAACCGTGAACGTAAAACCGGGTAGTGTGTTGTGGCTAAATTATGCGCAGTTACTGCCAGTCGCTCCTAAAGTTTCAACCGGTGCTACCTATACTGGTGTAGTTACGCCACTTGTTGCTCCAAATCACAAGAAGCTAGCTCTCTTTGAGTCCTCGTCGCAACCTGTGATCTCGATGACGACGATCAACACAGATAAGCCCGAAACGAAAAAACTGACAATCCCAGCTGGCATCTATACTGTACCTGGCGAAGGTACGACGTCGGACTTTTCTCTGATGATGTGGGACGCTAATAATCGATATCTCATCGTGAAACATGTTTATGGCGACAAGACCGAGTATCTTTCGGTTGATACTGATGACTTGTCTCATTCTCGTAATATCACAACTTCTTTGGGAGTCGATATTGCAAATGTTCGTTACTCGATGGCGAATAGTGGAATGGCTTATATTTTGACGATGAGCCATGAACTGCGTAGAGCGGATCTGGAGCAGTCGACTATAACTGGTCCGTTAGTGTCTAATGTGGCTGAGTTTTCGATGCCAGACCGCGATACGGTCGTGTATACGACGCTAACAGACGAGAAAGGTGCGCGTAGTGTTGGATACCTTAGTTCTGGTTCATCAACCGCTAAGCAGTTGAAATCTTATGCTGATATCTCTACTGATCCACTGCATATCTCGACCGGGATTTATTATAGTCAGCGATACGTTGTGATTTCGCATGGCGATACGGTTGATATTTATAGAGGTAATTTACCGTCGAGTGACACAAAGGCCTCTATTGAGCTCAAAGACGTAGCGTCGTATCAAATTCCTGGCGGGGCTGATTATCTCGGTCTATCGCCCAGTGAGAATCGGTTTGTTTATGCCGCAAAAGGCACGAAGATCACTACTTATGATCTAGAGTTATTACATTCCTCGGTGGTTACGTTGTCGACACCGCTTGATCGTGAGCCAGAGTGGATGGATGGCTATCACTTGATAAATACTAGTGACGGGCGCGGTAGCTTTTATGATTTTGACGGTACAAATGCTCAGGTGTTTGCTCAAAATATTGTGAAACAGCCAGCCTTTATGGCCGATGGCAACACCTATCTATACTACTTTGCGCAGGCTGGTTTAGAGATAAAGCTTCAACGTATCAGAATGATCGAATAG
- a CDS encoding sortase, with amino-acid sequence MRPEDSRPTNPLVIPSRQTVGGLSSTKRQASNDAAAEVVRNQIDNIYRQDPNLTTTAQSTPPNQPLSPPQTQPATQPIGSAKDTNGMQPGPGAVNMQVANQQANVPNPYERTPQQHRQIQANEWKQYHSAWQNYYQQYYERYYVGQVHAAKKSLEATVQTQNNKSKDDSISTDEAMHDLRSRLRHQINERAKKVRKSRHFVPVLAAVMVMLIFLFLQYNRVLFSNVSAYITPGNMDPATLIVDPNASSTVSSDPRLIIPKINVDAPIVWDANAASKESLDAAMDKGVAWFNIQGASARPGEKGNFVLSGHSSNDWLDRGDYKFIFAPLERMKAGDTIYVNYNSTRYVYTITHTKVVKPTDVAALQTGTDKPHMTLVTCTPLGTDRDRLLVFADQVSPDPNGATTAKQDTNTSANATKMPANSPTFLQRLFGAR; translated from the coding sequence ATGCGTCCAGAAGATTCAAGACCCACCAACCCCCTTGTCATCCCATCTCGCCAGACGGTGGGCGGCTTGTCGTCGACAAAGCGGCAAGCTAGTAACGATGCAGCAGCAGAAGTGGTACGAAATCAAATAGACAATATCTACCGGCAAGACCCAAACCTAACAACAACTGCCCAGTCCACCCCTCCGAACCAGCCATTATCACCTCCGCAAACTCAGCCCGCAACTCAGCCAATCGGGTCCGCCAAAGACACAAACGGTATGCAACCAGGACCCGGTGCGGTCAATATGCAAGTAGCAAATCAGCAGGCTAACGTACCAAACCCGTACGAACGAACTCCTCAGCAACACCGTCAAATTCAAGCCAACGAATGGAAACAGTACCATAGCGCTTGGCAGAATTATTACCAGCAATACTACGAGCGCTACTATGTTGGACAGGTTCACGCTGCAAAAAAATCCCTCGAAGCGACCGTACAAACCCAGAACAACAAAAGCAAAGACGATTCAATCAGCACCGACGAGGCAATGCACGACCTGCGGAGTAGACTACGCCATCAGATCAACGAACGTGCCAAAAAGGTCCGCAAGAGCCGTCATTTTGTCCCCGTATTAGCCGCAGTGATGGTGATGTTGATATTTCTGTTTCTCCAATATAACCGTGTCCTTTTCTCGAATGTTAGCGCTTATATCACACCCGGGAACATGGATCCAGCAACGCTTATCGTCGATCCAAATGCATCGTCAACCGTCTCGTCTGATCCGCGCCTCATAATTCCAAAAATCAATGTCGACGCACCAATCGTCTGGGACGCAAACGCTGCCAGCAAAGAATCACTTGACGCCGCAATGGACAAGGGGGTCGCTTGGTTTAATATCCAGGGCGCAAGCGCACGACCAGGTGAAAAAGGCAACTTCGTCCTGTCCGGACACTCATCAAACGACTGGCTCGACAGAGGTGATTATAAGTTTATTTTTGCTCCACTCGAGCGCATGAAAGCGGGCGACACTATATATGTCAACTACAATAGCACCCGCTACGTCTACACGATCACCCACACAAAGGTCGTTAAACCAACTGACGTTGCCGCTCTACAGACTGGTACCGACAAGCCACACATGACACTTGTAACCTGTACACCTCTTGGTACAGACCGCGACCGACTGCTTGTATTTGCTGATCAAGTCAGCCCTGATCCAAACGGCGCGACAACCGCCAAACAAGACACTAACACTTCTGCAAATGCCACAAAGATGCCAGCGAACTCACCAACATTCCTCCAGCGACTATTTGGTGCTCGCTAG
- a CDS encoding HAD-IB family hydrolase: MAKQKFAVFDIDGTLFRSGLYREVAYELMKMGALPDDILEETTMANRKWRHRIHGNAFEEFDMLVVDRIDHILPQLRIDDYEEAAQMVIDKRADNVYVYTRDLIRQLKEEGYFLIAISGSQIELVEPFAAKYGFDVWVGQQWERGDEYFTGNIIKTHTNKDIILKDLIKKHKLTLKDSIAVGDSNGDRHMLKLVDNPIAFNPTAELYEQAINNKWKIVIERKNMMYTLEPNDDNYRLTQATPH; encoded by the coding sequence ATGGCAAAGCAAAAGTTTGCAGTATTTGATATCGATGGCACGCTATTTCGTAGCGGTCTATATCGTGAGGTCGCCTATGAACTGATGAAAATGGGTGCATTGCCCGACGATATCCTCGAAGAGACAACCATGGCCAATCGCAAGTGGCGCCATCGAATCCACGGTAATGCCTTTGAAGAATTTGATATGCTCGTCGTTGATCGCATCGACCACATACTGCCACAGCTACGTATCGACGACTACGAAGAGGCCGCCCAGATGGTTATCGACAAGCGTGCCGACAATGTCTACGTCTACACACGCGATTTAATTCGCCAACTTAAAGAAGAGGGTTATTTCTTGATTGCAATCTCTGGCTCACAGATCGAACTTGTCGAGCCGTTTGCCGCCAAATACGGTTTCGATGTCTGGGTCGGCCAGCAGTGGGAGCGTGGTGATGAATACTTCACCGGAAACATCATCAAAACCCACACCAACAAAGACATCATCCTAAAAGACCTCATAAAAAAGCATAAACTAACCCTAAAAGATAGCATCGCTGTAGGTGACAGCAACGGCGATCGCCACATGCTAAAACTTGTCGACAATCCGATAGCGTTTAATCCAACCGCTGAGTTATACGAGCAGGCGATTAACAACAAGTGGAAAATTGTTATCGAACGCAAAAATATGATGTATACACTTGAGCCAAACGACGATAATTATCGACTTACACAAGCTACACCGCACTAG
- a CDS encoding HAD-IB family phosphatase, which yields MTNHDPARQKPGKLAVFDLDGTLFRWQLYHELVFKLKDKGCFRDDVAEQLDEALLGWTSRRTSFHDYEKKMIKLFSSELPRIPTQIFDQTAKETVSSSSHKIYRYTHRLLKQLKDEGYFLLALSGSQQELVDQFAKLYGFDDWIGSLYERNEQGFTGGIVRNVPKDKAGIVTTYADKHGYDLLDALAIGDSESDIGILELVGTPIAFNPAGDLLGTAHERGWRIVVERKNIAYQMIKQPDGTLAVTDMTVY from the coding sequence ATGACGAACCACGACCCAGCGCGACAAAAGCCAGGTAAGCTTGCGGTTTTTGACCTCGATGGCACATTATTTCGCTGGCAATTGTACCATGAACTTGTCTTCAAACTAAAAGACAAAGGCTGCTTCCGCGACGACGTCGCCGAACAGCTAGACGAAGCTCTTTTGGGCTGGACGTCTCGTCGTACCTCTTTTCATGACTACGAAAAGAAGATGATTAAACTGTTTTCCAGCGAGCTACCACGTATTCCGACGCAGATTTTCGACCAAACCGCCAAAGAAACCGTCAGCTCAAGTAGTCACAAGATATACCGCTACACCCATCGATTACTCAAGCAACTCAAAGATGAGGGATATTTTCTACTTGCTTTGAGCGGTTCACAGCAAGAGCTAGTCGACCAATTCGCTAAACTCTACGGTTTTGACGATTGGATTGGGTCATTATACGAACGAAATGAGCAGGGCTTTACTGGCGGGATCGTTCGAAATGTGCCAAAAGACAAAGCAGGGATAGTCACCACCTACGCCGACAAGCATGGCTATGATCTACTAGACGCCCTAGCCATCGGCGACTCGGAAAGCGATATCGGTATACTGGAACTGGTCGGTACACCCATCGCCTTTAATCCCGCTGGAGACCTCCTCGGAACGGCTCACGAAAGAGGTTGGCGAATCGTAGTTGAACGAAAGAATATCGCTTACCAGATGATCAAGCAGCCAGACGGCACGCTGGCAGTTACCGATATGACCGTTTACTAA